A single region of the Equus przewalskii isolate Varuska chromosome 26, EquPr2, whole genome shotgun sequence genome encodes:
- the DBH gene encoding dopamine beta-hydroxylase isoform X1, whose amino-acid sequence MARWGGQAHPAMKVPSPSVREAASMYGTAVAIFLVILVAALQGSEPPESPFPYRIPLDPEGTLELSWNVSYVQETIHFQLLVRELKAGVLFGMSDRGELENADLVVLWTDGDSAYFGDAWSDQKGWIHLDAQQDYQLLRAQRTPEGLSLLFKRPFGTCDPKDYLIEDGTVHLVYGILEEPFWSLEAINTSALHTGLQRVQLLKPNVSVPALPADMRTMEVRAPDVLVPGQETTYWCYITELPDGFPRHHIVMYEPIVTEGNEALVHHMEVFQCAAEFESFPQFNGPCDSKMKPSRLNYCRHVLAAWALGAKAFYYPEEAGLAFGGAGSSRFLRLEVHYHNPLKIEGRRDSSGIRLYYTATLRRFDAGIMELGLVYTPVMAIPPQETAFVLTGYCTDKCTQLALPPSGIHIFASQLHTHLTGRKVVTVLARDGREREVVNRDDHYSPHFQEIRMLKKVVSVHPGDVLITSCTYNTEDRKLATVGGFGILEEMCVNYVHYYPQTQLELCKSAVDPGFLQKYFHFVNRFNGEEVCTCPQASVPEQFATVPWNSFNRQVLSALYGFAPISMHCNKSSAVRFQGEWNLQPLPEIISKLEEPTPQCPASRGRSPAGPTVVDIGGGKG is encoded by the exons ATGGCCAGGTGGGGCGGCCAAGCACACCCAGCCATGAAGGTCCCCAGCCCCAGCGTGCGCGAGGCAGCTTCCATGTACGGCACAGCGGTGGCCATCTTCCTGGTCATCCTGGTGGCCGCGCTGCAGGGCTCGGAACCCCCCGAGAGCCCCTTTCCTTACCGCATCCCGCTGGACCCCGAGGGGACCCTGGAGCTCTCCTGGAATGTCAGCTACGTGCAGGAGACCATccacttccagctcctggtgCGGGAGCTCAAGGCTGGGGTCCTGTTTGGGATGTCGGACCGTGGTGAGTTGGAGAACGCTGACCTGGTCGTGCTCTGGACCGATGGGGACAGTGCCTATTTTGGG GACGCCTGGAGTGACCAGAAGGGGTGGATCCACCTGGATGCCCAGCAGGATTACCAGCTGCTGCGGGCACAGAGGACCCCAGAAGGCCTGTCCCTCCTCTTCAAGAGGCCCTTTGGCACCTGTGACCCCAAGGATTACCTCATCGAG GACGGCACCGTCCACTTGGTGTACGGGATCCTGGAGGAGCCGTTCTGGTCGCTGGAGGCCATCAACACCTCGGCCCTGCACACGGGGCTGCAGAGGGTGCAGCTGCTGAAGCCCAACGTCTCCGTCCCTGCCCTGCCCGCGGACATGCGCACCATGGAGGTCCGTGCCCCAGACGTCCTGGTCCCCGGCCAGGAGACCACCTATTGGTGCTACATTACTGAGCTTCCCGACGGCTTCCCCCGGCACCATATCGTCATG TATGAGCCCATTGTCACCGAGGGCAACGAGGCCCTGGTGCACCACATGGAGGTCTTCCAGTGCGCCGCCGAGTTCGAGAGCTTCCCCCAGTTCAACGGACCCTGCGACTCCAAGATGAAGCCCAGCCGCCTCAACTACTGCCGCCACGTGCTGGCCGCCTGGGCCCTGGGCGCCAAG GCCTTTTACTACCCAGAGGAAGCTGGCCTTGCTTTCGGGGGTGCCGGGTCCTCCAGATTCCTCCGCCTGGAAGTTCACTACCACAACCCACTGAAGATAGAAG GCCGCCGCGACTCCTCGGGCATCCGCCTGTACTACACAGCCACGCTGCGTCGCTTTGACGCAGGCATCATGGAGCTGGGCCTGGTGTACACGCCCGTGATGGCCATCCCCCCGCAGGAGACGGCCTTCGTCCTCACAGGCTACTGCACCGACAAGTGCACCCAGCTG gccctgcctccctcGGGGATCCACATCTTCGCCTCTCAGCTCCACACGCACCTGACGGGGAGGAAGGTGGTCACCGTGCTGGCCCGGGACGGCCGAGAGAGGGAAGTTGTGAACAGGGACGACCACTACAGCCCTCACTTCCAG GAGATCCGCATGTTGAAGAAGGTCGTGTCTGTCCACCCG GGGGATGTGCTCATCACTTCCTGCACGTACAACACGGAAGACAGGAAGCTGGCCACCGTG GGCGGCTTCGGCATCCTGGAGGAGATGTGCGTCAACTACGTGCACTACTACCCACAGACACAGCTTGAGCTCTGCAAGAGCGCTGTGGACCCTGGCTTCCTGCAGAAGTATTTCCACTTCGTGAACAG GTTCAATGGCGAGGAAGTCTGCACCTGCCCTCAGGCCTCCGTCCCTGAGCAGTTTGCCACTGTTCCCTGGAACTCCTTCAACCGGCAGGTGCTCAGCGCCCTGTACGGCTTCGCCCCTATCTCCATGCACTGCAACAAGTCCTCGGCCGTGCGATTCCAG GGTGAATGGAATCTGCAGCCCCTGCCCGAGATCATCTCCAAGCTGGAAGAGCCCACCCCTCAGTGCCCAGCCAGCCGGGGTCGGAGTCCCGCCGGCCCCACCGTGGTCGACATTGGTGGAGGCAAAGGTTGA
- the DBH gene encoding dopamine beta-hydroxylase isoform X2: MKVPSPSVREAASMYGTAVAIFLVILVAALQGSEPPESPFPYRIPLDPEGTLELSWNVSYVQETIHFQLLVRELKAGVLFGMSDRGELENADLVVLWTDGDSAYFGDAWSDQKGWIHLDAQQDYQLLRAQRTPEGLSLLFKRPFGTCDPKDYLIEDGTVHLVYGILEEPFWSLEAINTSALHTGLQRVQLLKPNVSVPALPADMRTMEVRAPDVLVPGQETTYWCYITELPDGFPRHHIVMYEPIVTEGNEALVHHMEVFQCAAEFESFPQFNGPCDSKMKPSRLNYCRHVLAAWALGAKAFYYPEEAGLAFGGAGSSRFLRLEVHYHNPLKIEGRRDSSGIRLYYTATLRRFDAGIMELGLVYTPVMAIPPQETAFVLTGYCTDKCTQLALPPSGIHIFASQLHTHLTGRKVVTVLARDGREREVVNRDDHYSPHFQEIRMLKKVVSVHPGDVLITSCTYNTEDRKLATVGSDTDSFGLDCGPPGEEGPSRRDSVFKASCTGTKRCWSHNIPSSWAASKSEKRCCS, from the exons ATGAAGGTCCCCAGCCCCAGCGTGCGCGAGGCAGCTTCCATGTACGGCACAGCGGTGGCCATCTTCCTGGTCATCCTGGTGGCCGCGCTGCAGGGCTCGGAACCCCCCGAGAGCCCCTTTCCTTACCGCATCCCGCTGGACCCCGAGGGGACCCTGGAGCTCTCCTGGAATGTCAGCTACGTGCAGGAGACCATccacttccagctcctggtgCGGGAGCTCAAGGCTGGGGTCCTGTTTGGGATGTCGGACCGTGGTGAGTTGGAGAACGCTGACCTGGTCGTGCTCTGGACCGATGGGGACAGTGCCTATTTTGGG GACGCCTGGAGTGACCAGAAGGGGTGGATCCACCTGGATGCCCAGCAGGATTACCAGCTGCTGCGGGCACAGAGGACCCCAGAAGGCCTGTCCCTCCTCTTCAAGAGGCCCTTTGGCACCTGTGACCCCAAGGATTACCTCATCGAG GACGGCACCGTCCACTTGGTGTACGGGATCCTGGAGGAGCCGTTCTGGTCGCTGGAGGCCATCAACACCTCGGCCCTGCACACGGGGCTGCAGAGGGTGCAGCTGCTGAAGCCCAACGTCTCCGTCCCTGCCCTGCCCGCGGACATGCGCACCATGGAGGTCCGTGCCCCAGACGTCCTGGTCCCCGGCCAGGAGACCACCTATTGGTGCTACATTACTGAGCTTCCCGACGGCTTCCCCCGGCACCATATCGTCATG TATGAGCCCATTGTCACCGAGGGCAACGAGGCCCTGGTGCACCACATGGAGGTCTTCCAGTGCGCCGCCGAGTTCGAGAGCTTCCCCCAGTTCAACGGACCCTGCGACTCCAAGATGAAGCCCAGCCGCCTCAACTACTGCCGCCACGTGCTGGCCGCCTGGGCCCTGGGCGCCAAG GCCTTTTACTACCCAGAGGAAGCTGGCCTTGCTTTCGGGGGTGCCGGGTCCTCCAGATTCCTCCGCCTGGAAGTTCACTACCACAACCCACTGAAGATAGAAG GCCGCCGCGACTCCTCGGGCATCCGCCTGTACTACACAGCCACGCTGCGTCGCTTTGACGCAGGCATCATGGAGCTGGGCCTGGTGTACACGCCCGTGATGGCCATCCCCCCGCAGGAGACGGCCTTCGTCCTCACAGGCTACTGCACCGACAAGTGCACCCAGCTG gccctgcctccctcGGGGATCCACATCTTCGCCTCTCAGCTCCACACGCACCTGACGGGGAGGAAGGTGGTCACCGTGCTGGCCCGGGACGGCCGAGAGAGGGAAGTTGTGAACAGGGACGACCACTACAGCCCTCACTTCCAG GAGATCCGCATGTTGAAGAAGGTCGTGTCTGTCCACCCG GGGGATGTGCTCATCACTTCCTGCACGTACAACACGGAAGACAGGAAGCTGGCCACCGTG GGAAGTGACACAGATTCATTTGGGCTGGACTGCGGACCACCCGGGGAGGAGGGTCCATCCAGGAGAGACTCTGTTTTCAAGGCTAGTTGTACAGGCACCAAGAGATGCTGGTCACACAACATACCATCCAGCTGGGCTGCTTCTAAGAGTGAGAAGCGATGCTGTTCATGA